GCCGGCTGCGATAAGTGTCGAGTACCACGGCGATGACGATGACCGCCCCGGTGATGATGCGTTTGGTCGGTTCCGAGGCGCCGATCTGGGCCAGGCCTGCGGCCAGCACCGAGATGATCAGCACGCCGAAAAAGGTGCTGATGACCGAACCGCGCCCGCCCATCAGGCTGGTGCCGCCGATCACCACGGCGGCGATCACCTGCAGCTCCATGCCCGAGCCGGCATTGGGGTCGGCGGCCTCCAGGCGCGAGATCTGGAACAGCGCGGCGAGGCCCGCGAGTACGCCCATCAGGGCGAATACCAGGATCTTGTAGGGGCGCGGGTCGATGCCGGCCAGGCGTACGGCCTCTTCATTGGTGCCGATACCGATCAGGTAGCGGCCGAACACGGTACGGGTCAGCACCAGCTGGGCCAGCACGATCACCAGCAAGGCGATGATGAAGGCCGGCGAGATGCCGAAGGCGATCGGGTTGGAGAACCAGGCGAAGGCATCGCCGATGTACGCGGTGCGCGAATCGGTGAACTGATAGGCCAGGCCCCGGGCCATCTCCAGCACACCCAGCGAGACGATGAACGAAGGGATGCGCCAGGCCACGGTGATGCTGCCGGTGACAGTGCCGGCCAGGGCCGCCACGGCCATGCCCAGCAGCGCGGCGGGCAGCACGCTCCAGCCCCAGCCGAGGATGGCGACGCTGACCGTCGAAGCGGCCAAGGCCAGCACCGAGCCCACCGACAGGTCGATGCCGCCGATGATCAGCACGAAGGTCATGCCCACCGCCAGCACCATCAAGTCGGGGATCTGGTTGGCCAGGGTGCTGAAGGTGGCGTAAGACAGGAAATGGCTGCTCAGCAGCGAGAACAGCACGATCATCGCCAGCAAGGCGCCGGCCAGGCCCAGGTAGGTGCCCAGGCCGAAATAGGTGCCGCTGCGGCGCACGGGCGCGGCGCCC
This sequence is a window from Pseudomonas maumuensis. Protein-coding genes within it:
- a CDS encoding ABC transporter permease yields the protein MKTTTNTSGAAPVRRSGTYFGLGTYLGLAGALLAMIVLFSLLSSHFLSYATFSTLANQIPDLMVLAVGMTFVLIIGGIDLSVGSVLALAASTVSVAILGWGWSVLPAALLGMAVAALAGTVTGSITVAWRIPSFIVSLGVLEMARGLAYQFTDSRTAYIGDAFAWFSNPIAFGISPAFIIALLVIVLAQLVLTRTVFGRYLIGIGTNEEAVRLAGIDPRPYKILVFALMGVLAGLAALFQISRLEAADPNAGSGMELQVIAAVVIGGTSLMGGRGSVISTFFGVLIISVLAAGLAQIGASEPTKRIITGAVIVIAVVLDTYRSRRANRRN